A genomic segment from Peribacillus sp. ACCC06369 encodes:
- a CDS encoding glutamate synthase-related protein, with amino-acid sequence MTQQWTPATFKEFYKEEHDACGIVSRIEKKKIPTNENIFACIDALVKMNHRCGFINGEGDGAGIHIDIPRALWKKKLEAVNIDPSIVDEDSFIVGHLFLSKKTDANDLKIEIKEKLLQHGLSLIYETDKAYRSEALGPIAIQEDPMFWQFACSSTIKNNQELSNLLFELTSDIEKSDFVHVASLSQHHAVYKVMGAGDTLPAYYLDLADPLAASTMTLGHNRFSTNTLSSFFRVQPFSVLGHNGEINTIAKLRDEAKMIGVPIAKDGSDSQDLNKTIETFICRHGYSLFEAVDLMFPPIINEIKEYPEHLQDLYTYLREAWGHFAQGPAGIISRFGDEAVFSVDSLGLRPLWNIETESSYMFTSEPGIIPSSEYTGDPKPMGPGEKVGLKWNGDRIELYTYKDYQDKVFELFNNRFVLSNDRVRLQPQVFEKVVSMTNTQAIHNGQYKAFGWEREHVQLVEQMAEKGAEPIRSLGHDAPLAALNPQRTNIADFIKESVAVVTNPAIDRDRETEHFSTRTIIGKRPSLFEANKAGKVMELLTPLLIEGLTGYECSSIVSQPSYDQFIKYNQDQKLVHFISSTFKEDESITDALTRITDESVNAVDKGKTLLVLDDALAHQNGNLWLDPHLVTSAVDQALVRTGKRRDCSILLRSASLRSLHDIIVSYGLGANLISPYYMFLSLSSEDLKGVTNLYNSLTKGLEKVISTIGIHELRGYGRLFSSIGLHEEIAKYLNVANFFGSNDLDYNFDKIKADAIQRAEDYCNEKERMGKTFHLFPRVWKSIGEVASTGDYDAYREKITEQEESNPTTIRHLTSLKASDSSIPSEEVSLSVGEQDLPFVIASMSFGSQNEIAFRAYAEAAERLGMISMNGEGGEIKDMLGKYPKSRGQQIASGRFGVNAELLNSSNLLEIKIGQGAKPGEGGHLPGSKVTAKIAEARNATIGSDLISPSNNHDIYSIEDLAQMIHELKTANDKAKVAVKVPVVPNIGTIAVGVAKAGADIITLSGFDGGTGAARIHALAHVGLPVEIGVKAAHNALLESGIRQNVEIWADGGLKSSMDVLKLMLLGANRVGFGTLSMIAVGCTTCRGCHLDTCHVGIATQIESEAQAKEHGLRRFVPRKFDLAVQGLTNMFSAFAKELKALTGSLGVKNLQDIVGRSDLLQQSKGQQSMDLTYLLKNLDITPFSHKETAAYLNEGSMQVAVGAEYLDSHVDDLQQSRNYSSITSEQRVLGSRVSCHRVRGRLDGSYKKLPPVHLSYQDGSIPGNGLGAYNTEGITISVNGGAQDGIGKTSIGGNIAIFKSPGKDGKFYNGSVGKGFGYGAQHGLLIAQGDADARAGIRLSGADMIIGGLLKQPLPEKETGNIAVTSNIKGFAFEYMTNGRGLVLGDPGPWICAGMTGGVVYLRQQPEFGLTKDVIKKRVAKGAKISIESLSAKGLQDVAELLGKYTALLKDHGQTEEAASLEALLQNPGEHFLQVVPVKEQADPAVSTE; translated from the coding sequence AAAGAAGATCCCTACTAACGAAAACATCTTTGCCTGTATCGACGCCCTGGTTAAAATGAACCATCGCTGCGGCTTCATCAATGGCGAGGGTGATGGCGCCGGCATCCATATCGATATTCCCCGGGCTCTTTGGAAAAAGAAGCTGGAAGCGGTAAATATCGATCCAAGCATCGTCGATGAAGATTCCTTCATAGTCGGCCACTTATTTTTAAGCAAAAAAACAGATGCGAACGACTTAAAAATCGAAATAAAGGAGAAACTGCTTCAACATGGTCTCTCTTTGATATATGAAACAGATAAAGCATACCGTTCTGAGGCCTTGGGACCGATTGCCATTCAGGAAGACCCAATGTTCTGGCAATTCGCCTGTTCCTCCACCATCAAAAACAACCAGGAGCTCTCAAATCTTCTTTTTGAGCTGACTTCCGACATCGAAAAAAGTGATTTCGTCCATGTTGCATCCTTAAGCCAGCATCATGCTGTCTACAAAGTGATGGGTGCGGGGGATACCCTCCCTGCATATTATCTTGATCTTGCAGACCCTTTAGCTGCCTCCACCATGACACTGGGACATAACCGTTTCTCCACTAATACTCTATCAAGCTTCTTCCGGGTCCAGCCTTTCAGTGTACTTGGTCATAATGGCGAGATCAATACCATTGCCAAATTGCGTGATGAAGCGAAAATGATCGGTGTTCCCATCGCTAAAGACGGAAGTGATTCACAGGATTTAAACAAGACGATCGAAACTTTCATCTGCCGCCATGGCTACTCTTTATTTGAAGCTGTCGACCTTATGTTCCCGCCAATCATTAATGAAATCAAGGAATATCCAGAGCACTTACAAGACTTATATACGTATTTACGGGAGGCTTGGGGTCACTTTGCACAAGGTCCAGCAGGAATCATCTCACGTTTCGGCGATGAGGCCGTGTTTTCTGTCGACTCTTTAGGTCTGCGCCCGCTATGGAATATTGAAACGGAATCATCCTATATGTTCACTTCCGAACCAGGAATCATCCCTTCAAGTGAATATACCGGAGATCCTAAACCGATGGGACCTGGGGAAAAAGTGGGTTTGAAATGGAATGGTGACCGTATTGAGTTGTACACCTACAAGGATTACCAGGATAAAGTATTTGAACTCTTCAATAATCGTTTCGTTCTTTCCAATGACCGAGTCCGCTTGCAGCCCCAAGTTTTTGAAAAGGTTGTCTCCATGACAAACACGCAAGCCATTCATAATGGTCAGTATAAAGCTTTCGGTTGGGAAAGGGAGCATGTTCAATTAGTGGAACAGATGGCCGAAAAAGGCGCTGAGCCCATTCGTTCACTTGGTCATGATGCTCCTCTGGCTGCACTTAATCCCCAACGGACCAACATTGCGGATTTCATTAAGGAAAGTGTGGCTGTCGTAACCAACCCAGCGATAGATCGGGATCGGGAAACCGAGCACTTCTCAACAAGGACCATCATCGGAAAACGACCTTCCCTATTCGAAGCCAATAAGGCTGGAAAGGTTATGGAGCTGCTGACTCCTTTATTGATTGAAGGATTGACGGGTTATGAGTGTTCATCCATCGTATCGCAGCCAAGCTATGATCAGTTCATTAAATATAACCAAGATCAAAAACTCGTGCATTTCATTTCAAGCACGTTCAAAGAGGATGAAAGCATCACGGATGCTTTAACCAGGATTACGGATGAAAGTGTCAATGCAGTGGATAAAGGAAAAACGCTGCTCGTTCTGGATGACGCCCTTGCCCATCAAAACGGCAACCTTTGGCTTGATCCCCACCTTGTCACTTCAGCCGTCGATCAAGCATTGGTCCGCACAGGCAAGCGCCGGGATTGTTCCATCCTTTTACGTTCCGCATCGCTAAGGTCACTGCATGATATCATCGTTTCTTATGGTCTTGGAGCCAACTTAATCAGCCCGTATTATATGTTCCTATCCTTATCTTCAGAGGACCTTAAGGGGGTTACCAATCTATATAACTCCTTGACGAAAGGACTTGAGAAAGTTATCTCCACCATCGGCATTCATGAGCTGCGGGGATATGGAAGACTTTTCTCTAGCATCGGTTTACATGAGGAAATCGCAAAATATTTAAATGTGGCTAACTTCTTCGGTTCCAATGATCTGGATTACAATTTTGATAAAATCAAGGCTGACGCCATCCAGCGTGCGGAAGATTACTGCAATGAAAAAGAACGGATGGGAAAGACCTTCCATTTATTCCCTAGGGTTTGGAAGTCGATCGGGGAAGTGGCTTCAACCGGTGACTATGACGCTTATCGCGAAAAGATCACCGAACAGGAAGAATCCAATCCTACGACGATCCGACACTTGACATCATTAAAAGCTTCAGATTCTTCAATCCCTTCTGAAGAGGTCAGTCTTTCGGTCGGCGAACAGGATTTGCCGTTCGTCATAGCCTCCATGTCCTTTGGATCACAAAATGAAATTGCTTTCCGGGCTTATGCAGAAGCTGCCGAGCGGTTAGGCATGATCAGCATGAATGGTGAAGGCGGGGAAATCAAGGATATGCTGGGCAAGTACCCGAAATCCCGCGGTCAGCAAATCGCTTCCGGCCGTTTCGGTGTCAACGCAGAACTCTTGAACTCTTCAAATCTATTGGAAATTAAAATTGGGCAAGGGGCAAAACCTGGTGAAGGCGGACACCTTCCCGGTTCCAAGGTCACAGCGAAAATCGCAGAAGCCCGGAATGCAACAATCGGTTCCGACTTGATCTCCCCTTCCAATAACCATGATATATACTCAATTGAAGATTTGGCCCAAATGATCCATGAACTAAAAACGGCAAACGATAAAGCAAAAGTTGCCGTCAAGGTTCCGGTCGTTCCAAACATTGGTACGATCGCGGTCGGCGTCGCCAAAGCAGGGGCCGATATCATTACGCTTTCCGGTTTTGATGGCGGAACAGGTGCTGCCAGGATCCATGCACTCGCACATGTTGGTCTGCCAGTCGAGATTGGTGTGAAAGCGGCCCATAATGCTTTACTTGAGTCAGGTATTCGTCAGAATGTTGAAATATGGGCTGATGGTGGGTTAAAAAGCTCGATGGATGTATTGAAATTAATGCTGCTCGGGGCAAACCGTGTAGGTTTTGGGACACTTTCGATGATTGCCGTCGGCTGTACAACGTGCCGCGGTTGTCACCTTGATACCTGCCATGTGGGCATCGCCACTCAAATCGAATCGGAAGCACAAGCGAAAGAACATGGGCTACGCCGTTTTGTTCCGCGAAAATTTGATTTAGCCGTTCAAGGATTAACGAATATGTTCAGTGCATTTGCCAAAGAACTCAAAGCGCTGACCGGATCACTCGGGGTGAAGAATCTTCAGGATATCGTCGGACGTTCTGATTTGCTTCAGCAAAGTAAAGGTCAACAATCAATGGATTTAACCTATTTATTGAAAAATTTGGATATAACACCGTTCTCACATAAAGAAACGGCGGCATATTTGAATGAAGGCTCCATGCAGGTTGCCGTTGGCGCTGAATATCTGGATTCACATGTAGATGATCTGCAGCAATCCCGCAACTATAGCTCGATCACTTCCGAGCAGCGTGTACTAGGCAGCAGGGTGTCCTGTCATCGCGTTAGGGGCAGATTGGATGGTTCATACAAAAAACTTCCTCCCGTTCACCTATCCTATCAGGATGGTTCCATCCCGGGTAATGGACTTGGGGCATACAATACGGAGGGAATTACGATCAGTGTGAATGGCGGCGCCCAGGATGGGATTGGCAAAACATCGATTGGCGGTAATATTGCCATCTTTAAATCTCCCGGAAAAGACGGAAAGTTCTACAATGGCTCTGTCGGTAAGGGCTTTGGATATGGTGCACAGCATGGTCTCCTCATTGCCCAAGGTGATGCCGATGCCAGAGCGGGAATCCGGCTTTCCGGAGCAGATATGATCATTGGAGGATTATTGAAACAACCACTTCCTGAAAAGGAAACCGGTAATATTGCGGTTACTTCCAATATTAAGGGATTCGCTTTTGAATACATGACAAATGGAAGAGGTTTGGTTCTGGGTGATCCGGGTCCATGGATTTGCGCAGGGATGACAGGCGGTGTCGTTTATTTACGGCAACAGCCTGAATTTGGATTAACCAAAGATGTCATTAAAAAACGGGTTGCAAAAGGGGCAAAGATTTCCATTGAGTCCCTGTCTGCAAAAGGCCTGCAGGACGTGGCCGAACTTCTTGGCAAGTACACGGCACTCTTGAAGGATCATGGCCAAACGGAAGAAGCAGCCTCCTTGGAGGCTCTGCTTCAAAATCCTGGAGAGCACTTCCTTCAGGTCGTTCCTGTGAAAGAACAAGCGGATCCTGCTGTATCCACAGAGTGA